One genomic window of Armatimonadota bacterium includes the following:
- the guaB gene encoding IMP dehydrogenase codes for MAEQDGRSASELFGSGKGLTYDDFIVLPGYIDFQASEVDLETNVTRNIKIKRPLVSSPMDTVTEWKMAAYLALLGGIGIIHYNNTIDAQVEHVRKVKRFENGFIIDPVVLSPRNSIKDVDTIKAEHGFSGIPITQDGTLNSKLVGIVTNRDVDFEKDRSKPLSEVMTTDLITAREGVTLHEANQILKQSKRGKLPVVDDQYRLVALLSRTDLLKNKDYPYASKSVDKQLLVGAAVSTKPEDRERVEALAEAGVDILLIDSAQGFSVFQIEMLKFIKEHFPQIDVIAGNVVTMEQSRALIEAGADGLRVGMGPGSICITQTMMAVGRPQASAVYHTARFAKEHGVAVIADGGIQGIGHIAKALAVGAGAVMAGYLLAGTAEAPGDYFYENGMRVKRYRGMASVEAMGAGGGKRYLSEDNNKVLVPQGVSGTVLDRGSLADYVPYLMKGLQQSFQDMGHRSVESMREALYSGKLRFEHRTAAAQAEGTVHSLHSYNPPKFGRIRVDSF; via the coding sequence ATGGCTGAGCAGGATGGCCGCTCGGCAAGCGAACTATTCGGTTCGGGCAAGGGCCTGACCTACGACGACTTCATCGTTCTTCCGGGTTATATCGATTTCCAGGCGAGCGAAGTTGACCTGGAGACCAATGTGACTCGCAACATCAAGATCAAGCGACCGCTTGTAAGCTCGCCGATGGACACAGTCACCGAATGGAAAATGGCCGCTTACCTGGCACTGCTGGGCGGCATCGGGATCATTCACTATAACAATACTATAGATGCTCAGGTCGAGCATGTGCGCAAGGTCAAACGGTTTGAAAACGGTTTTATTATCGATCCTGTAGTCCTGAGCCCTCGAAACAGCATCAAAGATGTAGACACAATCAAAGCCGAGCACGGCTTTTCAGGAATTCCCATTACACAAGACGGCACGCTCAATTCTAAACTCGTTGGGATAGTAACCAATCGCGATGTCGACTTCGAGAAGGACCGCTCCAAGCCTCTTTCGGAAGTTATGACCACTGATCTGATTACTGCCAGAGAGGGTGTCACTCTCCATGAAGCCAACCAGATTTTGAAACAGAGCAAGAGAGGCAAGCTGCCGGTAGTCGATGACCAATATAGACTGGTTGCGCTGCTCTCACGCACAGACCTATTGAAAAACAAAGACTACCCGTATGCCTCCAAGAGCGTGGACAAACAGCTCCTGGTCGGCGCAGCGGTCTCGACCAAACCTGAAGACCGGGAGAGAGTCGAGGCTCTTGCAGAGGCGGGCGTCGATATCTTGCTTATAGACTCCGCACAGGGCTTTTCGGTCTTCCAGATAGAGATGCTCAAGTTTATTAAGGAGCATTTCCCGCAGATAGATGTTATAGCCGGCAATGTGGTCACCATGGAGCAGTCCCGCGCTCTGATCGAGGCGGGGGCGGACGGCCTTCGCGTCGGGATGGGCCCCGGCTCAATCTGTATAACTCAGACCATGATGGCAGTCGGCAGACCTCAAGCGTCAGCCGTATATCACACAGCCAGGTTCGCAAAAGAGCATGGTGTTGCGGTAATCGCCGACGGCGGGATCCAGGGGATAGGCCATATCGCCAAGGCTCTCGCGGTAGGCGCGGGCGCTGTTATGGCAGGCTATCTGCTGGCTGGGACAGCCGAGGCTCCCGGCGATTATTTTTATGAAAACGGCATGCGCGTGAAGCGCTACAGAGGCATGGCCAGCGTTGAGGCGATGGGCGCAGGCGGCGGCAAGAGATATTTGAGCGAGGACAACAATAAAGTCCTGGTGCCGCAGGGAGTGAGCGGAACCGTGCTTGACCGTGGCTCGCTCGCCGATTACGTTCCGTATCTTATGAAGGGCTTGCAGCAGAGCTTCCAGGATATGGGCCACCGCAGCGTAGAATCTATGCGCGAAGCGCTGTATTCGGGCAAGCTTCGATTTGAGCACAGAACCGCTGCAGCTCAGGCAGAGGGCACCGTCCACAGCCTGCATTCTTACAACCCGCCGAAATTCGGTCGGATTAGAGTAGATAGTTTTTAG
- a CDS encoding sigma-70 family RNA polymerase sigma factor: MDELKSLVDRARSGDLDAFGMIVGRFQDMALAYAYSVTGDFHLAEDAAQEAFIQAYRDLDALREPDAFPGWFRKIIFKHCDRIKRKRHQTVPLESVIEVASNDPGPAALAEAHEMREMVLKAISTLSESERIVTTLFYINGYSQKDVAEFLEVPVSTVNNRLHSSRTRLKERMVQMVNDELKTHALPKDFPERIRKLLELPRPLEIEGHPIRKLWEAFRSCFPDFEEVTLDEVCEREELMLELDIQQNIVDEHRILRPELTSQLANFWINNGGGPCKLITVGRVFRPADIESETRLEVFHQAEVLWAEEGMNTRKLDETMRRVAAKLVHGAEFRPGSTQSYLFVGDVQNYEVLWRNKWMGIAGGGIAQDEWLIKAGLDPSRFGVVSFAFGLERCAQVKLDLDDIRKLWHPPYVPEG, from the coding sequence ATGGACGAACTGAAGTCGCTGGTAGATCGGGCAAGGAGCGGTGACCTGGATGCGTTCGGGATGATAGTCGGGCGTTTTCAGGACATGGCGCTTGCGTATGCGTATTCCGTGACGGGTGACTTTCATCTGGCGGAAGATGCAGCGCAGGAAGCGTTCATACAGGCGTATCGTGATCTGGACGCGCTTCGAGAGCCTGATGCTTTTCCCGGCTGGTTCAGGAAGATCATCTTTAAGCACTGCGACCGCATCAAGCGCAAAAGACACCAAACAGTGCCTCTGGAGTCTGTGATCGAGGTCGCTTCCAACGATCCTGGCCCGGCAGCGCTTGCCGAGGCACATGAGATGCGTGAGATGGTGCTTAAGGCGATCTCGACCCTGTCTGAGAGCGAGAGGATAGTGACCACCCTGTTCTATATCAACGGTTACAGCCAAAAAGACGTTGCCGAGTTCCTTGAAGTGCCGGTATCGACAGTCAATAACCGCCTGCACTCTTCGCGGACCCGGCTCAAAGAGAGGATGGTCCAAATGGTAAACGATGAACTCAAAACACATGCCCTGCCGAAGGATTTTCCGGAGCGAATCCGCAAGCTCCTGGAATTGCCGCGGCCATTGGAAATAGAAGGTCATCCAATTCGCAAGTTATGGGAGGCATTTCGTTCGTGTTTTCCGGATTTTGAAGAAGTGACGCTTGACGAGGTGTGCGAACGCGAAGAATTAATGTTGGAGCTTGATATTCAGCAAAATATCGTCGATGAGCATAGAATATTGCGGCCTGAGCTGACATCACAGTTGGCCAATTTCTGGATCAATAACGGCGGTGGGCCATGCAAACTGATTACAGTAGGTCGTGTCTTCAGACCGGCAGATATTGAATCAGAGACAAGACTTGAGGTTTTTCATCAGGCAGAAGTTCTGTGGGCTGAGGAAGGCATGAATACTCGGAAGCTCGATGAAACGATGCGACGAGTGGCAGCCAAACTTGTTCACGGAGCAGAATTCAGGCCAGGCTCAACACAGAGCTATTTATTCGTTGGTGATGTTCAAAACTATGAAGTACTATGGCGTAATAAGTGGATGGGTATAGCAGGCGGAGGAATTGCGCAAGATGAATGGCTCATCAAAGCCGGGCTTGACCCATCGCGTTTCGGCGTGGTCAGTTTTGCATTTGGTCTAGAACGATGTGCACAGGTCAAACTGGATTTAGATGATATCCGCAAGCTCTGGCATCCGCCTTATGTGCCGGAGGGCTAA
- a CDS encoding ATP-binding protein, whose protein sequence is MSYGLRVAHCGPSCYPTSMGKKWRSEAERHAFFLSKSVDKAVREHNMIEEGDRILVGVSGGKDSMSLMRLLVYRQKYSPVQYDLVAAHVRGDARGCDIDVPRSFVEWLEAEGAPYHIESLILPENEPLPMNCERCGRNRRRTLFEMADKFNCNKVALGHNLEDFAHTALMNLFLHGRLETMAMRRDYFGGKLALIRPLAYIREQDIIRFAKVCEFPIVQTNCPMAPISRRAAAKGLMLHIGKEFRSACSNIVCAASQED, encoded by the coding sequence GTGAGTTATGGGTTACGAGTTGCACACTGCGGGCCATCCTGCTATCCTACTTCTATGGGCAAGAAATGGCGAAGTGAGGCCGAGCGCCATGCTTTTTTCCTGAGCAAGAGTGTGGACAAGGCCGTTCGAGAACATAATATGATCGAAGAGGGTGACCGCATTCTCGTGGGCGTCTCTGGCGGCAAAGACTCTATGTCGCTTATGCGCCTGCTGGTCTACCGGCAGAAATATTCCCCTGTTCAGTATGACCTGGTGGCTGCTCATGTGCGGGGTGATGCGCGCGGCTGCGATATCGACGTTCCCAGATCATTCGTCGAATGGCTGGAGGCTGAGGGCGCGCCGTATCATATCGAAAGTCTAATTCTTCCAGAAAATGAACCTCTTCCAATGAACTGCGAGAGATGCGGTCGCAACCGCCGCAGGACTCTCTTTGAGATGGCCGATAAGTTCAACTGCAATAAGGTTGCGCTGGGCCACAATCTGGAAGACTTTGCCCACACCGCGCTCATGAACCTCTTTTTGCACGGCAGGCTTGAGACCATGGCAATGCGACGAGACTACTTCGGCGGAAAGCTCGCTCTTATCAGACCCCTGGCCTATATAAGGGAGCAGGACATTATCCGCTTCGCAAAAGTCTGCGAATTTCCAATTGTGCAGACAAACTGCCCGATGGCCCCCATATCGCGCCGAGCAGCCGCAAAAGGACTTATGCTTCATATCGGCAAAGAGTTCAGATCAGCCTGCTCCAACATAGTGTGCGCCGCCTCTCAAGAAGACTAG
- a CDS encoding M55 family metallopeptidase, protein MKIYILTDLEGAGGVINRSHVFSDQPGYPQARHWLTMDVNAAVEGAIAGGATEILVLDGHGGNGACNFLYDELHPGAQYIQGAPYTQFPQGLDDSFDGFFFVGAHAMAGTPGAILEHTMSSMSWVEMRINGAPTGEIGLFAAAAGMRGVPFVMVSGDDKACLEAASISPDVECAVVKEGISRHCAKLLPPAKVRELIKEKARLGTAKIKSIQPVKIDGPVEIQIRYFRNDLVEAVHEREGVRKVDPQSVVFSGKDLLDAWKKVMGG, encoded by the coding sequence ATGAAGATTTATATATTGACTGATTTGGAGGGAGCAGGCGGGGTTATCAACCGCAGCCATGTATTTTCCGACCAGCCCGGATATCCGCAGGCGCGGCACTGGCTGACTATGGACGTCAACGCAGCCGTCGAAGGCGCTATAGCAGGCGGAGCGACGGAAATACTCGTGCTCGACGGTCACGGCGGCAACGGCGCATGTAATTTTTTATACGATGAACTCCACCCGGGCGCGCAATATATCCAGGGTGCGCCATACACACAATTCCCGCAGGGGCTCGACGACAGTTTCGACGGTTTCTTTTTTGTAGGAGCACACGCCATGGCTGGTACGCCGGGTGCAATCCTCGAACATACGATGTCGTCCATGTCCTGGGTCGAGATGCGCATAAACGGAGCGCCTACAGGTGAGATCGGCCTCTTTGCCGCTGCTGCGGGTATGCGAGGTGTGCCGTTTGTGATGGTAAGCGGCGATGACAAGGCCTGCCTTGAAGCTGCATCGATCAGCCCGGATGTAGAATGCGCAGTCGTCAAGGAAGGCATAAGCCGCCACTGCGCAAAGCTGTTGCCGCCTGCAAAAGTGCGAGAGTTAATTAAAGAGAAAGCCAGGCTTGGAACGGCCAAGATCAAATCGATTCAACCGGTCAAGATAGATGGACCCGTCGAGATTCAAATCAGGTATTTCCGAAACGATCTCGTTGAAGCAGTCCACGAGCGCGAAGGGGTCCGCAAGGTTGACCCGCAGTCGGTTGTCTTTTCGGGTAAGGACTTGCTGGATGCATGGAAAAAAGTTATGGGCGGATAG